The Glycine soja cultivar W05 chromosome 3, ASM419377v2, whole genome shotgun sequence genome window below encodes:
- the LOC114407371 gene encoding V-type proton ATPase subunit a3-like, whose translation MRAGEFFHSAQSRALEQRREHESCHLSGESIETPLLQDQELSVDSSKQVKLGFLAGLVPREKSMVFDRILFCATRGNVFLRQATVEDPVTDPVSREKMFTCRLRKKFLWSSMLVKKKKPRFLDVSCNHKA comes from the exons ATGAGag CTGGTGAGTTTTTCCACTCAGCTCAAAGCCGAGCCTTAGAGCAGCGGAGAGAACATGAATCATGCCACCTGAGTGGGGAATCTATAGAAACACCTTTATTACAGGACCAA GAATTGTCTGTTGATTCATCAAAGCAAGTTAAGTTGGGGTTTTTAGCAGGTCTTGTTCCCAGGGAAAAGTCCATGGTATTTgatagaattttattttgtgctaCTAGAGGAAATGTATTTTTGAGGCAGGCGACTGTTGAGGATCCCGTCACAGACCCTGTTTCTAGAGAAAAG ATGTTCACCTGCAGACTGAGAAAAAAGTTTTTGTGGTCTTCTATGctggtgaaaaagaaaaagccaagaTTCTTAGATGTCTCCTGTAACCATAAGGCATAG
- the LOC114407373 gene encoding phytochrome A-associated F-box protein, producing MDSEIEKKKNLFSELTDDIVLNIFYKLEDDPRHWARLACVCTKFSSLVRDFCWKTKCSLTIPQDLLSAAASDPPLSLHKLSFCCPGLRHAGLLFDTSDFGLERDLGPGNFNVITDDSPSNTTPPPPPPPPQQQQQQPPQSDDCSSSCWSLYDDLYYDTLYVPTESESPRLTESVSVRAGVDVASISACSKKRKLSRAWSSHLASGSWTLSREQGSKLLARKFRYDCLYVCEWPGCVHKEEKRKYCLFRGVFKNFRRTMVWRTIQDGKKRKMDLPCAFCACEFTWDLHSSFCLRPGFGFHDDGEPMVRAYVCENGHVSGAWTDLPIYT from the coding sequence atggatagtgaaattgaaaagaagaagaacCTGTTTTCGGAACTAACCGACGACATCGTTCTGAACATCTTCTACAAACTCGAAGACGATCCTCGCCACTGGGCTCGCTTAGCCTGTGTCTGCACCAAATTCTCTTCCCTCGTTAGGGATTTCTGTTGGAAGACCAAATGCTCCCTCACCATCCCCCAAGACCTCCTCTCCGCCGCCGCCTCCGACCCCCCTCTCTCCCTCCACAAACTCTCCTTCTGCTGCCCCGGCCTCCGCCACGCCGGCCTCCTGTTCGACACCTCCGATTTCGGCCTCGAACGCGACCTCGGCCCCGGCAACTTCAACGTCATCACCGATGATTCTCCTTCGAACACcactccaccaccaccaccaccaccaccacaacaacaacaacaacaacctcctCAATCCGATGATTGTTCTTCCTCTTGTTGGTCCCTTTACGATGACCTCTACTACGACACGCTCTACGTCCCAACCGAGTCCGAGTCGCCGCGATTAACGGAATCCGTTAGCGTAAGAGCGGGCGTGGATGTGGCTTCGATCAGCGCGTGCAGCAAGAAGCGCAAGCTCTCCCGCGCGTGGAGCTCACACCTGGCTTCGGGAAGCTGGACACTAAGCCGTGAACAAGGAAGCAAGCTCCTGGCGCGTAAGTTCCGGTACGATTGCTTGTACGTGTGCGAGTGGCCAGGGTGCGTGCACAAGGAGGAGAAGCGCAAGTACTGCCTCTTCAGAGGGGTTTTCAAGAACTTCAGGCGGACTATGGTTTGGAGGACTATTCAGGATgggaagaagaggaagatggaTCTGCCTTGCGCCTTCTGCGCGTGTGAGTTCACGTGGGATCTGCACTCTTCCTTTTGCTTGAGGCCTGGCTTCGGCTTCCATGACGATGGGGAGCCTATGGTTAGGGCTTATGTTTGTGAGAATGGACATGTCTCTGGTGCCTGGACCGATCTTCCCATCTACACTTGA